In one Polyangia bacterium genomic region, the following are encoded:
- a CDS encoding TolC family protein yields MGFAVVATAAWAFPARAAPADSQVETPIDRALATEARLPTILRVIGERSPDLREATERVRAAEARSGAAARLPDPELKGELRGVPLAHPVSFDQANTIMLGLRQSFPAWGSLDARERAAREDAAIAGDTAEARRQEVTAQARRAFAAYASADRAYRIHLEHVGLTSRVAEIARSLYQVGHGSQQDLLRAQAELSRLHVDVAGIEQQRRSAQALLNALMDRDPDAALGPPPEMSSPEVFASAEDTAAADQSLDQRRPELKAAARAVKRSEAALDVAKREANLPSLMVGADYWYMPTQPVHHAYGAMVSMSLPWLNLRHRDEVKAAERASAAERSALRAQQAAARFQLRDADAKLRAARETLALIHNQVLADARRSFESAQALFQSGHGDVTPVLDGARNYLQVRMDEVRAMAELESSQADYARAAGLPVVGMTNGTDRQEDQRQ; encoded by the coding sequence ATGGGCTTCGCCGTCGTGGCGACCGCGGCGTGGGCTTTCCCGGCGCGCGCCGCGCCCGCTGACTCCCAGGTCGAGACGCCCATCGACCGTGCGCTGGCCACCGAAGCCAGGCTGCCGACGATTCTACGTGTGATCGGCGAGCGAAGTCCCGACCTGCGCGAGGCGACCGAGCGCGTGCGCGCCGCCGAGGCGCGGAGCGGTGCAGCGGCGCGCCTGCCGGATCCCGAGCTCAAGGGCGAGCTGCGGGGCGTGCCGCTCGCTCATCCGGTGAGCTTCGATCAGGCGAACACGATCATGCTCGGGCTGCGCCAGTCGTTCCCCGCCTGGGGCAGTCTGGACGCCCGCGAGCGCGCCGCCCGCGAGGACGCCGCCATTGCCGGGGATACGGCGGAGGCGCGCCGACAGGAGGTCACGGCGCAAGCCCGTCGTGCGTTCGCCGCCTATGCCAGCGCCGACCGCGCATACCGCATTCACCTCGAGCACGTGGGGCTGACGTCCCGGGTGGCTGAGATCGCCCGTTCGCTGTACCAGGTCGGGCACGGGTCGCAACAGGATCTGCTGCGTGCCCAGGCAGAGCTGTCGCGCCTGCACGTGGACGTCGCAGGGATCGAGCAGCAGCGCCGTTCGGCGCAGGCATTACTGAACGCCCTGATGGACCGCGATCCCGACGCCGCGCTGGGCCCCCCGCCCGAGATGTCTTCGCCCGAGGTCTTCGCCTCGGCCGAGGATACCGCCGCCGCCGACCAGAGCCTCGACCAGCGGCGGCCCGAGCTCAAGGCGGCCGCCCGCGCCGTGAAGCGCAGCGAAGCCGCGCTGGATGTGGCGAAGCGCGAGGCAAACCTGCCGTCATTGATGGTCGGCGCCGACTACTGGTACATGCCGACCCAACCCGTTCATCACGCCTACGGGGCGATGGTTTCGATGAGCCTCCCCTGGCTGAACCTGCGACACCGCGACGAAGTGAAGGCCGCCGAGCGCGCCAGCGCCGCCGAGAGAAGCGCCTTGCGGGCCCAGCAGGCAGCGGCGCGCTTCCAGCTTCGCGATGCCGATGCCAAGCTGCGGGCCGCCCGCGAGACTCTCGCGCTTATTCACAATCAGGTGCTGGCCGACGCGCGACGGAGCTTCGAATCGGCGCAGGCCCTGTTTCAAAGCGGCCACGGAGACGTGACGCCGGTTCTCGACGGGGCTCGAAACTACCTGCAGGTCCGGATGGACGAGGTGCGGGCGATGGCCGAGCTGGAGTCGAGCCAAGCGGATTACGCGCGGGCTGCTGGCTTGCCCGTCGTGGGGATGACGAACGGCACCGACCGGCAGGAGGATCAACGACAATGA
- a CDS encoding OsmC family protein produces MKIALLKALFERKARAIARRPAFARSVGQARIHLGNGLACDVEHEDRKLLVDQPASEGGGGAGPPPDDLMRASIGASLAMGYRLWGARLGVAIDAVDVEMTCEYDLRGQLGVADDVTAGWQSVRFDVTIASAAPEEDVRHVVDRANRLSPMLANLALGVRRVHRLSIVRVRATERTVP; encoded by the coding sequence GTGAAGATCGCCCTGCTCAAGGCATTGTTCGAGCGTAAGGCGCGCGCGATCGCACGCCGGCCAGCGTTCGCCCGCAGCGTGGGACAAGCGCGGATCCACCTCGGAAACGGGCTCGCGTGCGACGTCGAACACGAGGACCGCAAGCTGCTCGTCGACCAGCCGGCGTCCGAAGGGGGCGGCGGCGCCGGACCGCCGCCCGACGATCTTATGCGCGCCAGCATCGGCGCCAGCCTGGCCATGGGCTACCGCTTGTGGGGCGCGCGGCTCGGCGTCGCGATCGATGCCGTCGACGTAGAAATGACGTGCGAGTATGACCTGCGGGGCCAGCTCGGCGTCGCGGATGACGTGACCGCGGGCTGGCAGAGCGTGCGCTTCGACGTGACGATCGCCAGCGCCGCGCCCGAAGAGGACGTCAGGCACGTCGTCGACAGGGCGAACCGCCTGAGCCCCATGCTGGCCAACCTGGCGCTCGGCGTGCGCCGCGTCCACCGCCTGTCAATCGTTCGCGTCCGGGCAACGGAACGAACCGTTCCCTAG
- a CDS encoding hemerythrin domain-containing protein, which translates to MKPIRRDRRELLAGAAGAGLLLLSSGAGAAPKAATKGKADDVPPTEDLMREHGILRRVLLIYDEAARRLGTNDGTVISVVGAAANIVHRFVEGYHEKLEEEFVFPKLEKAGKLTDLTKVLRVQHLGGRKLTESIIGATKAGKAPTSEQRLALVADLQSFARMYAPHAAWEDTELFPVYREQFSETEFDKLGDRFEDQEHKLLGSGGFEGSLKDVGELEKILGIHDLAKFTPV; encoded by the coding sequence ATGAAGCCGATCAGGCGCGACCGAAGAGAGTTGCTGGCGGGCGCCGCGGGCGCCGGTTTGCTTTTGCTTTCATCCGGCGCTGGGGCGGCGCCGAAGGCAGCGACGAAGGGTAAAGCCGACGATGTCCCCCCGACCGAGGACCTGATGCGAGAGCATGGGATCCTTCGGCGCGTCTTGCTGATCTATGACGAGGCGGCGCGCCGACTGGGGACCAACGATGGGACGGTCATCAGCGTCGTCGGTGCCGCGGCGAACATCGTCCATCGTTTCGTCGAGGGTTACCACGAGAAGCTGGAGGAAGAATTCGTTTTTCCCAAGCTGGAAAAGGCCGGCAAGCTGACGGACCTGACCAAGGTGTTGCGGGTGCAGCATTTGGGCGGCCGGAAGCTCACTGAGTCGATCATCGGCGCGACGAAGGCGGGAAAAGCCCCCACCTCCGAACAGCGTCTGGCCCTGGTGGCCGATCTGCAAAGCTTCGCGCGGATGTACGCTCCCCACGCCGCCTGGGAGGACACCGAGCTCTTCCCCGTCTATCGGGAACAGTTCAGCGAAACAGAGTTCGACAAGCTGGGCGATCGTTTCGAGGATCAGGAGCACAAGCTGCTGGGCAGCGGTGGGTTCGAGGGATCCTTGAAGGACGTCGGCGAGCTGGAAAAGATCCTGGGTATTCACGACCTCGCCAAATTCACGCCCGTGTGA
- a CDS encoding tail fiber domain-containing protein, protein MTTAGCPTAEPNFGTACNVEGKECGYFALDCGHPDRVCSHGVWTPGQTLGCPISSRRAKKDIRYLSDDDVRSIASETLRLRLATYEYKAAPYAGRRHLGFIIEDSPGVPAVDRDGSLVDLYGYTSMLLATTQAQQRQIQSLQQQVKDLRRAIDRQRPDRSGNVASPR, encoded by the coding sequence GTGACGACCGCCGGCTGCCCGACGGCCGAGCCAAACTTCGGAACCGCCTGCAACGTCGAAGGCAAAGAATGCGGCTATTTTGCGCTCGACTGCGGACACCCGGACCGGGTGTGTTCGCACGGTGTCTGGACGCCCGGTCAAACTTTGGGATGCCCGATATCATCGCGTCGCGCGAAGAAGGACATTCGCTATCTTTCAGACGACGACGTCCGGTCGATCGCGTCCGAGACCTTGCGCCTGCGCCTGGCGACGTACGAATACAAAGCGGCGCCGTACGCCGGTCGTCGTCACCTGGGTTTCATCATCGAGGACAGCCCCGGTGTTCCGGCGGTCGATCGGGATGGCAGCCTGGTCGATCTCTATGGCTATACCAGCATGCTGCTCGCCACGACGCAGGCACAGCAGCGGCAGATTCAATCCCTCCAGCAACAGGTCAAGGATCTGCGGCGAGCGATCGATCGTCAGCGGCCCGACCGCTCTGGCAACGTCGCGTCGCCGCGATAG
- a CDS encoding efflux RND transporter permease subunit yields the protein MVERIIEFCARNRALVLIAVAFAVVGSTVAMRHAKLDAIPDLSDPQVIVFSEWMGRSPTLVEDQVTYPIVSKLIGTPHVTDVRGFSMFGMSFCYVIFEEGTDIYWARSRVLEYLNGLRGTLPEGVAPNLGPDATGIGWVFQYALVDKSGKHGLDDLRTFQDFTLRYALGSVPGVAEVASVGGYQKQYQVTVDPNRLRAFGVSLKEVTEAIRQSNNDVGGRILEMSGREYYVRGRGYITSLSAIENVTVRSSGPAGTPILVKDIGSVRFGPDIRRGLLEWNGEGEAVGGIVVMRYGENALDVIERVKKKIADLKPSLPEGVEVAIAYDRSGLIERAIDTLKHALIEEGITVSLVIILFLLHFRSSLLPILSLPISVALSFIPMVLLDIPSTIMSLGGIAIAIGATVDAEIVMIEAAHKKLEHAGPGADRHRLLAEAAKEVTPAIFFSLLIIAVAFLPVFTLTGQAGRLFKPLAYTKTFVMLISAVLSITFAPALRDLLIRGKIRPEHKHPVSRFLIRVYEPFVYIALRRPKSTIAIGLFALASAVPLGMKLGHEFMPPLNEGDLLYMPITFPNISIEEAKNQLQHQDRILKTFPEVETVFGKVGRSETPTDPAPITMVETTVRLRPQEQWRKTFHARWYSSWAPPWLKPLFHPLWPEERRLTWEELTTEMNKKMQFPGWTNAWTMPIKTRVDMLTTGVRTPIGIKVFGTDLEEVEKIGTTLEHVIAPIKGTRSVLYERSLGGLYVDIIPKPEKLGRYGLRVADVERVIESAIGGTPIGTTIEGRNRFTINVRYPRDLRGDLESLRRVLVPIGPGGSSMPANSSGSGNGMSGGTGTQGSLWPPLGSTGIVLAQNMDNMAGGGASPGGGGPPRLSLPSGRTSMSDASGGGMAVGGGSNMTGAAGMAGGPMLGGGTPGPGSPEVGGQSFIPLGEVADIRIAGGPPMVRDEAGLLVGYVYVDIDQGQRDIGGYVNEAKEVVAGALADGTLKLPAGTYLKWTGQYEQLQEMAARMKLVVPLTLLIIVMLLFLQFRNVIEVLIILLSIPFALVGSVWLMWLLDYRVSTPVWVGIIALVGLAAQTGIIMIVYIDNAFHKRQAEGRINNLKDIIAAHMEGTVQRVRPKLMTVSTMLIGLVPLLWATSSGSDVMKRIAAPMVGGLLTSAFLTLEIIPVVVTYWRQEQLLWQRLAALGPGQLRSLNRSAAAIAVGVGLAASTAVARIYVTMPPGLFVLGQLVAAAVFLAGVAVYLFRRPDAYAVVWPVIEESRP from the coding sequence ATGGTCGAGCGAATCATCGAATTCTGTGCGCGCAATCGGGCTCTGGTGCTCATCGCCGTCGCGTTCGCCGTCGTCGGATCGACGGTGGCCATGCGCCACGCAAAGCTGGACGCCATTCCCGATCTCTCCGATCCCCAGGTCATCGTCTTCTCCGAGTGGATGGGGCGCAGCCCGACCCTGGTCGAGGATCAGGTCACCTACCCCATCGTCTCGAAACTGATCGGCACCCCGCACGTCACCGACGTGCGCGGCTTCTCGATGTTCGGGATGTCGTTTTGCTACGTCATCTTCGAGGAGGGAACGGACATTTACTGGGCGCGCAGCCGCGTCCTCGAGTACCTGAACGGCCTGCGGGGAACGCTTCCCGAAGGCGTCGCGCCCAACCTCGGTCCAGACGCGACCGGGATCGGCTGGGTGTTCCAGTACGCCCTGGTCGACAAGAGCGGCAAGCACGGTCTCGACGACCTGCGAACGTTCCAGGACTTCACGCTCCGCTACGCCTTGGGCAGCGTGCCGGGCGTCGCGGAGGTGGCCAGCGTCGGTGGCTACCAGAAGCAGTATCAGGTCACCGTCGATCCGAATCGCCTGCGCGCGTTCGGCGTCTCGCTGAAAGAAGTCACCGAGGCGATCCGCCAATCCAACAACGACGTGGGTGGCCGCATTCTGGAGATGTCGGGCCGCGAATACTACGTTCGGGGTCGCGGCTACATCACCAGCTTGTCGGCCATCGAGAACGTGACCGTCCGATCCAGCGGGCCTGCCGGCACTCCGATCTTGGTGAAAGACATCGGCAGCGTTCGATTCGGTCCGGACATCCGGCGCGGGCTGCTCGAATGGAACGGCGAAGGCGAAGCCGTCGGCGGCATCGTGGTCATGCGCTATGGCGAGAACGCCCTGGATGTCATTGAGCGGGTGAAGAAGAAGATCGCCGACCTCAAACCCAGCCTGCCCGAAGGCGTCGAGGTGGCGATCGCCTACGACCGCTCGGGGCTGATCGAACGGGCGATCGATACCCTCAAGCACGCCCTCATCGAAGAAGGGATCACCGTGAGCCTGGTGATCATCTTGTTCCTGCTGCACTTCCGCAGCTCGCTGCTCCCCATCCTCTCGCTGCCGATCAGCGTCGCGCTGTCGTTCATCCCGATGGTGCTGCTGGACATCCCGTCGACGATCATGAGCCTGGGCGGGATCGCCATCGCCATCGGCGCCACCGTCGACGCCGAGATCGTGATGATCGAGGCTGCCCACAAGAAATTGGAACACGCCGGCCCGGGCGCCGACCGCCACAGGCTGCTGGCCGAAGCGGCCAAGGAGGTGACGCCGGCGATCTTCTTCTCGCTGCTGATCATCGCGGTCGCCTTCCTGCCGGTGTTCACGCTGACCGGCCAGGCCGGACGATTGTTCAAGCCGCTCGCCTACACCAAGACGTTCGTCATGTTGATCTCGGCGGTCCTGTCGATCACCTTCGCGCCCGCGCTGCGCGATCTTCTGATTCGCGGCAAGATCAGGCCCGAGCACAAGCACCCGGTATCGCGGTTCCTGATCCGGGTCTACGAACCGTTCGTCTACATCGCCCTGCGCCGCCCAAAGTCGACCATCGCCATCGGCCTGTTCGCGCTGGCCTCCGCGGTGCCGCTGGGCATGAAGCTCGGCCACGAGTTCATGCCCCCGTTGAACGAGGGCGATCTGCTGTACATGCCGATCACCTTCCCGAACATCTCGATCGAAGAAGCCAAGAACCAGCTTCAGCATCAGGACCGAATTCTGAAGACGTTTCCCGAGGTCGAGACGGTGTTCGGAAAAGTCGGACGCTCCGAGACCCCGACCGACCCGGCGCCCATCACGATGGTGGAGACGACCGTCCGTCTGCGCCCGCAAGAGCAGTGGCGTAAGACGTTTCACGCGCGCTGGTACTCGTCGTGGGCGCCGCCGTGGCTGAAACCGCTGTTCCATCCGCTGTGGCCAGAAGAGCGGCGCCTCACCTGGGAGGAGCTCACCACTGAGATGAACAAGAAGATGCAGTTCCCCGGATGGACCAACGCCTGGACGATGCCGATCAAGACCCGCGTCGACATGTTGACCACGGGCGTGCGCACGCCGATCGGGATCAAGGTGTTCGGCACCGATCTCGAAGAGGTGGAGAAGATCGGAACCACGCTGGAGCACGTGATCGCGCCGATCAAGGGCACGCGCAGCGTCCTTTACGAACGCAGCCTGGGCGGCCTCTATGTGGACATCATCCCGAAGCCCGAGAAGCTGGGGCGGTATGGCCTGCGCGTCGCCGATGTCGAGCGGGTGATCGAGAGCGCCATCGGTGGCACGCCGATCGGAACCACCATCGAGGGACGCAATCGCTTCACCATCAACGTGCGTTATCCGCGCGACCTGCGCGGAGATCTGGAATCCTTGCGACGAGTCCTGGTCCCGATCGGGCCGGGTGGCTCCTCGATGCCGGCCAACAGCAGCGGCAGCGGCAACGGCATGAGTGGCGGCACGGGAACGCAAGGCTCGTTGTGGCCACCACTCGGGAGCACCGGCATCGTGCTTGCCCAGAACATGGACAACATGGCAGGTGGCGGCGCGTCCCCGGGCGGAGGCGGGCCGCCGCGCTTGTCGCTCCCGTCGGGCCGGACGTCCATGTCCGACGCCTCGGGCGGAGGCATGGCCGTGGGCGGAGGCAGCAACATGACCGGCGCGGCGGGAATGGCCGGCGGTCCGATGCTCGGCGGAGGGACGCCAGGCCCTGGTTCTCCAGAGGTTGGGGGGCAATCTTTCATCCCCCTCGGCGAGGTCGCCGACATCCGCATCGCCGGTGGGCCGCCGATGGTGCGGGACGAAGCCGGCTTGTTGGTAGGCTACGTCTACGTTGACATCGACCAGGGCCAGCGCGACATCGGCGGCTACGTGAACGAGGCCAAGGAGGTCGTGGCCGGCGCATTGGCCGACGGCACGTTGAAGCTGCCCGCCGGCACCTACCTCAAATGGACGGGGCAATACGAGCAGCTGCAAGAGATGGCGGCGCGCATGAAACTGGTCGTGCCGCTCACGCTGCTCATCATCGTGATGCTGCTTTTTCTGCAGTTTCGGAACGTGATCGAGGTGCTGATCATCTTGCTGTCCATCCCCTTCGCGCTGGTGGGCAGCGTCTGGTTGATGTGGCTGCTCGATTACCGCGTGTCGACGCCGGTCTGGGTGGGGATCATCGCGTTGGTCGGCCTGGCCGCCCAGACCGGCATCATCATGATCGTCTACATCGACAACGCCTTTCACAAACGTCAGGCGGAAGGACGCATCAACAACCTGAAGGACATCATCGCCGCGCACATGGAAGGCACCGTCCAACGGGTTCGCCCGAAGTTGATGACGGTCTCGACGATGTTGATCGGCCTCGTTCCGTTGCTGTGGGCCACCAGTTCAGGCTCGGACGTGATGAAGCGGATCGCGGCGCCCATGGTCGGTGGTCTGCTGACCTCGGCTTTTCTGACGCTGGAGATCATCCCGGTGGTGGTCACCTACTGGCGGCAAGAGCAGCTCTTGTGGCAGCGATTGGCCGCGCTCGGGCCCGGGCAGCTGCGCAGCTTGAATCGATCGGCGGCGGCGATCGCCGTCGGCGTGGGGCTGGCGGCGTCGACGGCCGTCGCGCGGATCTACGTCACGATGCCACCCGGCCTGTTCGTGCTGGGACAGCTGGTGGCCGCCGCTGTGTTCCTGGCCGGCGTCGCGGTCTATCTGTTTCGCCGCCCGGACGCGTACGCGGTGGTGTGGCCTGTGATCGAAGAGAGCCGCCCATGA
- a CDS encoding efflux RND transporter periplasmic adaptor subunit has product MTSPKTENGHDERPNAEERIPPGVGTMSVVRWGLVLVMGLIALLSIAYATGALAKVSFGGTHAAQKSLYYCPMHPSVVQDHPGECPICSMTLVPKPEGGSDKKMKPATTRAGSQAPAAEAKPVPGLADLELPADRIQLIGMRTAKVERAALGDSLRAVGVIAANERGLSEISVRFSGWVQQLMVSETGQRVRRGEVLANVYSPEVLRAEQEYLTARGWDTKAGATGDSVAVGHHGDSSLGASMQGGLAADARHRLELLGIAATEIEAMASRGKASDSVPIRSPSDGYVTARNVVPGAAIQAGAPLFEVADLSKVWFLADVFEQDAARIRIGQKAVLELAAYANEHFNGRVQFISPTLNTATRTLRVRLEFANKTGAGGVKLRPGMYGTVALELPSASGLVIPSEALVDTGENQYVFVAKAEGHFEPRLVQVGARAGEKVQVASGVAEGETVVTTGNFLLDSESRLRAAIDGERAAPAAASGGGAGEGPNCANDFDATRFPDKARACRACERQHRGMGSMEQDCKAAIEKPWK; this is encoded by the coding sequence ATGACTAGCCCAAAAACTGAGAACGGGCATGACGAGCGGCCGAACGCCGAGGAGCGCATTCCACCCGGAGTCGGCACCATGTCAGTGGTTCGGTGGGGCCTCGTCCTGGTGATGGGATTGATTGCTCTGCTCTCCATCGCCTACGCGACCGGAGCGTTGGCGAAGGTGTCGTTCGGCGGCACGCACGCCGCACAAAAAAGTCTCTACTACTGTCCGATGCACCCGTCGGTCGTGCAGGACCATCCCGGCGAATGTCCGATCTGCAGCATGACGCTGGTGCCGAAGCCTGAGGGTGGGTCCGACAAGAAGATGAAGCCGGCGACAACCAGGGCAGGAAGCCAGGCTCCAGCGGCTGAGGCCAAACCGGTGCCCGGTCTCGCGGATTTGGAGCTGCCGGCTGATCGCATCCAACTCATCGGAATGCGGACAGCCAAGGTCGAACGCGCCGCACTCGGTGATTCTTTGCGCGCCGTCGGTGTCATCGCGGCGAACGAACGGGGTCTTTCCGAGATCTCGGTGCGGTTTTCAGGATGGGTGCAGCAGCTCATGGTGTCCGAGACCGGTCAGCGGGTCCGGCGGGGCGAGGTGCTGGCCAACGTTTACAGCCCCGAAGTGCTGCGCGCGGAGCAGGAGTACTTGACCGCTCGGGGGTGGGACACGAAGGCTGGCGCGACCGGGGATTCCGTCGCTGTCGGGCACCACGGCGATTCCAGCCTTGGCGCGAGCATGCAAGGCGGACTGGCGGCGGACGCCCGCCATCGCCTGGAGCTGCTCGGTATTGCCGCCACCGAGATCGAGGCAATGGCGTCGCGAGGCAAGGCCAGCGACAGCGTGCCGATCCGCTCGCCCTCCGACGGATACGTCACGGCCCGGAACGTCGTCCCGGGCGCGGCGATCCAGGCCGGCGCGCCGCTGTTCGAGGTGGCGGACCTTTCGAAGGTTTGGTTCTTGGCTGACGTATTTGAGCAGGATGCCGCGCGCATCCGCATCGGACAAAAAGCAGTCCTCGAACTGGCCGCGTATGCCAACGAACATTTCAACGGCCGCGTCCAGTTCATCTCTCCGACGCTCAACACCGCAACGCGAACGCTGCGCGTGCGTCTCGAATTCGCGAACAAGACGGGAGCAGGCGGCGTGAAGCTGCGGCCGGGCATGTACGGGACCGTCGCCCTGGAGCTGCCGTCGGCCTCAGGGCTGGTGATCCCCTCCGAAGCCCTCGTCGACACCGGCGAGAACCAGTACGTCTTCGTCGCCAAGGCCGAGGGACATTTCGAGCCGCGCTTGGTGCAGGTCGGCGCCCGCGCTGGTGAAAAGGTGCAGGTCGCCAGTGGCGTCGCCGAAGGCGAGACGGTCGTGACGACCGGAAACTTCCTGCTCGATTCTGAGAGCCGCCTCCGCGCCGCCATCGACGGAGAGAGGGCTGCGCCGGCGGCGGCCTCTGGCGGTGGCGCTGGCGAAGGTCCCAACTGCGCGAACGACTTCGACGCCACGCGCTTCCCCGACAAGGCTCGAGCCTGCCGAGCCTGCGAGCGCCAGCATCGCGGCATGGGCTCGATGGAACAAGACTGCAAGGCCGCCATCGAAAAGCCCTGGAAGTAA
- a CDS encoding cation diffusion facilitator family transporter has protein sequence MADHHHHAPMADHHHGHSHVVGPRFAVGAAVNFAFVLAEIAFGVAAHSVALVADAAHNFGDVLGLLLAWGATILARKLPSSTHTYGLRKTTLLATLANAVLLLVAVGGVVWEAIQRLQDPEPVRAGIIIVIAAAGVVVNGASALLFMKDRHEDTNVRAAFAHLAADALIAVCVAIAGGLVFLTGWQWLDPVTSLAVSAAVVTMSWRLLKDAVASVIDAVPDHVDYRAVREYLTRLPSVSEVHDLHIWRLSSTETALTAHLVVPWSVCEPTFLQDVCRQLHDRFAIEHSTLQLDAPGLDQPCALAPDDKV, from the coding sequence ATGGCCGACCATCACCACCACGCGCCGATGGCCGACCATCACCACGGCCACAGTCACGTCGTCGGGCCGCGGTTCGCCGTCGGCGCCGCCGTCAATTTCGCTTTCGTGTTGGCCGAGATCGCGTTCGGGGTGGCGGCGCACTCTGTCGCCTTGGTCGCCGATGCCGCGCACAACTTTGGCGATGTCCTCGGCCTTTTGCTGGCGTGGGGCGCGACGATACTGGCGCGAAAGCTCCCGTCGTCGACGCACACCTACGGTCTGCGAAAGACCACCTTGCTGGCGACTCTGGCCAACGCGGTCCTCCTGCTGGTGGCCGTCGGCGGCGTGGTGTGGGAGGCGATACAACGGCTCCAGGATCCCGAGCCTGTTCGCGCTGGCATCATCATCGTGATCGCCGCCGCCGGCGTGGTGGTGAATGGCGCCTCGGCGCTGCTGTTCATGAAGGATCGCCACGAAGACACGAATGTGAGAGCGGCCTTCGCCCACCTGGCCGCGGACGCTCTGATCGCCGTGTGCGTGGCGATCGCCGGTGGGCTGGTCTTTTTAACCGGCTGGCAGTGGCTTGACCCGGTGACCAGCCTGGCAGTGTCGGCGGCGGTCGTTACCATGTCCTGGCGGCTGCTGAAAGATGCCGTGGCGTCGGTCATCGATGCCGTTCCCGACCACGTCGATTACCGCGCCGTCCGCGAGTACCTGACCCGGTTGCCAAGCGTCTCGGAGGTGCACGACCTCCACATCTGGCGCCTCAGTTCGACCGAGACCGCGCTCACCGCTCACCTGGTTGTCCCGTGGTCCGTGTGTGAGCCGACCTTCCTCCAGGACGTCTGTCGGCAACTTCATGACCGCTTCGCGATCGAGCATTCGACCTTGCAGCTGGACGCCCCCGGCCTTGATCAGCCCTGCGCGCTGGCGCCGGACGACAAGGTCTGA
- a CDS encoding carboxymuconolactone decarboxylase family protein — translation MNLKKNLVNTTLALLVLAAGAHVAGAAEPVTRNAAAAATRADIGKTLGFVPQFFFKLPEGMLPGTWEEMKTLQMNPKTALSGRTKELIGLAVAAQVPCRYCILGHTEFAKLNGANEAEIGEAVGMAAITRHWSTFLNGIQTDETKFRAEIAKIIANVKASAGKPPAGKPVTVVDGDTALAEVTQFLGFAPEFLQRFPSAARAGAWRQMRDVQMSRVTATSGKNKELMGLAVASQVPCRFCIIAHTEFAKLNGATDAEITEAIAMAAFTREMSTMLNGMQVDEAQFRKDVDHLVKNVTTKKERASR, via the coding sequence ATGAACCTCAAGAAGAACCTCGTGAACACCACTCTCGCTCTCCTCGTCCTTGCCGCCGGCGCCCACGTTGCAGGCGCCGCGGAGCCCGTCACCCGGAACGCCGCCGCGGCGGCCACGCGCGCCGACATCGGCAAGACGCTGGGTTTCGTGCCGCAGTTCTTCTTCAAGTTGCCGGAGGGGATGCTGCCCGGCACGTGGGAGGAGATGAAGACACTGCAGATGAACCCGAAGACAGCGCTGTCCGGCCGCACGAAAGAGCTGATCGGTCTCGCGGTCGCGGCGCAGGTCCCGTGCCGCTATTGCATCCTCGGACACACCGAGTTCGCGAAGCTCAACGGTGCGAACGAGGCAGAGATCGGCGAGGCCGTGGGCATGGCGGCCATCACGCGCCACTGGAGCACGTTCCTGAACGGCATCCAGACCGACGAGACCAAGTTCCGCGCCGAGATCGCGAAGATCATCGCAAACGTCAAAGCCTCGGCTGGCAAGCCGCCCGCGGGCAAGCCCGTGACCGTGGTCGACGGCGACACCGCTCTGGCCGAGGTGACGCAGTTCCTCGGCTTCGCGCCCGAGTTCCTGCAGCGGTTCCCGAGCGCGGCGCGCGCCGGTGCCTGGCGGCAGATGCGCGACGTGCAGATGAGCCGCGTGACGGCGACCTCGGGTAAGAACAAAGAGCTCATGGGGCTGGCTGTCGCGTCGCAAGTGCCGTGCCGCTTCTGCATCATCGCGCACACCGAGTTCGCGAAGCTCAACGGCGCGACCGACGCCGAGATCACCGAGGCGATTGCCATGGCCGCTTTCACGCGGGAGATGAGCACGATGCTGAATGGAATGCAGGTCGACGAGGCGCAGTTCCGCAAGGACGTCGACCACCTCGTGAAGAACGTCACGACCAAGAAGGAGCGCGCATCTCGCTGA